One Salvelinus sp. IW2-2015 unplaced genomic scaffold, ASM291031v2 Un_scaffold1135, whole genome shotgun sequence genomic window carries:
- the LOC112069861 gene encoding interferon-induced very large GTPase 1-like isoform X3, producing the protein MNTILHEIKKAGRQPKSFGDQHKTLASDDVLPPPGDIQVLLXTSDSVSLSWGPPEGLKGPQKFRVTWGCDVEPCSLGVKNVHEVEISRLXPGXKYQFNVATEGEDGRQSRCVSASLSAGPFLRELLSKTGLEDHYENKLTLSSVLEINADTTSDEPLTTMQSLPGAFLKKLIMANVNARSVKCLTTDQEVSYYGVDNLYTDTDTSDVINPLDLVTALFLCSDGFLQQEMVQKMSMCQFAVPLLLPNCYTKQITLMLWALRDIVRKFRPSSQMATNAFVEERIVLSDIPMVSFVRLGESSLSKSQILNKLLSNPQQYHDTFVHHDMECGDVPRQISDGLVEISWYLPCGNRNIDMFTKPMVVANLRGDVRSFETQFSFLCHTSAAVYIFIDDLESDLKVLEVKITKAELFLVVNSQKKTFRVETLKKMITNYSINPTNVIVKKKQNDAEFVKTLQSSVGDIIEKSKNRLTIENMADMAHQMGVWVDEDCDECQSARKMADEITRSIKDAIQFKDKQLPLQGTIWKEPSQLEKERCRLRKQGDEDIEHYKSSLNIKEKELRRKQYTFDISDAMASFISGLSSSGAERSYFLKWMRINLDNLSRQNMSALRDRYKNLCQHYPEKKDDIKHLDKQLSDCSLGLEHFLRELGQLYEASCSLPESSLQWQQMEHLPGLCAQMLLDGFPIELVDGDASNIPLKWISAVLTQLHTLVQSNSKIRVVTVLGVQSTGKSTLLNTMFGVQFAVSSGRCTRGAFMLLIKVNKDLKEELKCDFIMVIDTEGLKSPELAQLDDSHEHDNELATLVIGLSDVTIINMSMENSTEMKDILQIVVHAFIRMKEVGKKPVCHFVHQNVSDMSAHDNNMRDRNKLLEQLNEMTQAAARMEKKENITKFTDVMEYDPDTSSCYIPGLWHGTRPMAPVNAGYSEAVYDLKKTLMQDLIKCQSNDDMTHFLMWTQSLWEXVKFEKFIFSFRNSLVADAYSRLCSEYNGWEWXXQKEMYTWMVSAETXISNIXMTDQHPQRSIRDVLQDLMIEASGKLSLGEKEIQDNLVKYFEKQDGHVNLVEKYREDFVSSAKTLRRETENTVKNKLQGAVEIKEGMTELDNIKSSQTSTMEKXVLTLLQNCRKKESVLSDEALSEEFEIMWRKTLSDIHFKGXPRRNVAQDTFLMLRDNLVMRGSYVNKMLVGTRLVDCGRKAFVVESESWWQQAKNFAKHLDPDHHRKKLQDLCDDIIRQCQEFITQRVKSKTDYHDTHIKELLRIVDKTLQQHTQVKVSEECEVSLKQHICGRAAREFQKMHNDFIEVNDPRKCLELSKNKYLTEFIDLFHNRDQCLKKAKDFTKLCLEPAVQDYVSKMIGPDVIDEVKXGXGSEVYSTRGAFQFSILKQLLTDGKYEKYREYINHYERFVKDWLFDQIVQRLSEENSLKKLEIKHLSEIITIIIAAISNVSSKATVNDIKTFIGIICEALREKLVFPKDALDSIRRLIPEEANREQFVVILTELVGEMERSLAAEYNKGGDIKERLRSLPFKPQEELFTSLFGCGKXCPFCGVPCEAGGKEHSEHHASIHRSLGISGDRESYSQKLVFEICSSLVISNEVFSNAETGGKYHPYKDYQTYYPDWIITGDSSMEASDYWKYVMATFNETIADEVNARPADIPEDWKVLTSDDALKSLKRSFNMK; encoded by the coding sequence GACCTTTTCTCAGGGAGCTGTTGTCAAAGACTGGACTAGAAGATCATTATGAAAACAAGCTGACGTTAAGTTCTGTCCTTGAGATAAATGCTGATACTACATCAGATGAACCTCTTACCACTATGCAGTCACTTCCAGGGGCCTTCCTTAAGAAATTAATAATGGCAAATGTGAATGCTAGGAGTGTGAAATGTCTGACCACTGACCAGGAGGTTTCCTATTATGGTGTAGACAACCTGTACACTGACACTGATACTAGCGATGTCATTAATCCACTGGACCTGGTTACAGCCCTGTTTCTGTGCTCAGACGGTTTCCTACAGCAGGAGATGGTCCAGAAAATGTCCATGTGTCAGTTTGCTGTTCCTCTCCTGCTGCCGAACTGTTACACAAAACAAATCACTTTGATGCTGTGGGCCTTGAGGGACATAGTGAGGAAGTTTAGACCCTCTTCCCAAATGGCCACAAATGCTTTTGTGGAGGAGAGAATTGTACTCTCTGACATTCCTATGGTGTCATTTGTTAGGTTAGGAGAGAGTAGCTTGTCCAAGTCTCAGATCTTGAACAAGTTGCTTAGTAACCCTCAACAGTACCATGATACATTTGTTCATCATGATATGGAATGTGGAGATGTCCCTCGTCAAATCTCAGATGGTCTGGTTGAAATCAGCTGGTACCTTCCATGTGGGAACAGAAACATAGACATGTTCACTAAGCCTATGGTGGTGGCCAATCTCAGAGGAGATGTCAGGTCCTTTGAAACACAGTTCTCCTTTCTGTGTCAYACATCAGCTGCAGTTTACATTTTCATTGATGATTTGGAGTCAGATCTCAAGGTTTTGGAAGTAAAAATCACAAAAGCagagttatttctggttgttaaCTCTCAGAAAAAAACCTTCAGGGTGGAAACATTGAAGAAAATGATCACAAACTACAGTATCAACCCAACAAATGTGATTGTGAAGAAAAAGCAGAATGATGCAGAATTTGTCAAAACTCTGCAGTCATCTGTGGGTGACATCATTGAAAAAAGTAAAAACAGATTGACAATTGAGAACATGGCTGACATGGCTCATCAGATGGGGGTTTGGGTTGATGAAGACTGTGATGAGTGTCAGAGTGCCAGGAAAATGGCAGATGAAATCACTAGGAGCATTAAAGACGCAATTCAATTCAAAGACAAACAGCTACCCTTACAAGGAACAATCTGGAAAGAGCCTTCCcagttggagaaagagagatgtagacTGAGAAAACAAGGGGATGAAGACATTGAACACTACAAGAGCTCTCTGAATATAAAGGAGAAAGAGCTGAGAAGGAAACAATATACWTTTGACATATCAGATGCAATGGCAAGCTTCATTTCAGGATTGTCTAGTTCAGGAGCGGAGCGTTCCTATTTCCTCAAATGGATGCGGATAAATCTGGACAATCTGTCACGTCAGAACATGTCTGCTTTGCGGGACCGGTACAAAAATCTTTGCCAACATTATCCAGAGAAAAAAGATGACATTAAACATTTGGATAAGCAATTATCTGATTGTTCCTTGGGTCTTGAACACTTCCTGCGTGAGTTGGGCCAGTTATATGAAGCTTCCTGCTCCCTCCCTGAAAGTAGCCTACAATGGCAACAGATGGAGCATCTCCCTGGATTGTGTGCTCAGATGCTGTTGGATGGCTTCCCCATTGAGCTTGTGGATGGAGATGCATCAAATATCCCTCTGAAATGGATATCAGCTGTACTGACTCAGCTTCATACTCTTGTCCAATCCAATAGCAAGATCCGGGTTGTGACAGTTTTAGGGGTCCAAAGCACTGGGAAGTCCACTCTCCTCAACACCATGTTTGGGGTCCAGTTTGCTGTCAGCAGTGGAAGATGCACCAGAGGGGCCTTCATGCTACTGATTAAAGTCAACAAAGACCTCAAGGAGGAGCTGAAATGTGACTTCATCATGGTCATTGACACAGAGGGGTTGAAATCACCAGAGTTGGCTCAACTAGATGACAGTCATGAACATGACAATGAATTGGCCACACTGGTGATTGGACTSAGTGATGTCACTATCATCAACATGTCCATGGAGAACTCCACAGAGATGAAAGACATTCTACAGATTGTTGTTCATGCTTTTATCAGGATGAAGGAAGTGGGGAAGAAGCCAGTGTGTCATTTTGTGCACCAGAATGTGTCAGACATGTCTGCTCATGACAACAACATGAGGGACAGAAATAAGTTGTTGGAACAGTTGAATGAAATGACCCAGGCAGCAGCCAGaatggagaagaaggagaataTCACCAAGTTCACTGATGTGATGGAGTATGATCCAGACACAAGCAGCTGCTACATCCCAGGACTCTGGCATGGGACTCGCCCTATGGCTCCAGTCAATGCTGGCTACAGTGAGGCTGTGTATGATTTAAAAAAGACCTTGATGCAAGACTTAATAAAATGCCAGAGTAATGATGACATGACACATTTCCTGATGTGGACACAAAGTTTGTGGGAGGKAGTGAAATTTGAGAAATTCATCTTCAGTTTCAGAAACAGCTTGGTTGCAGATGCGTACTCCAGATTATGTTCTGAGTACAATGGTTGGGAATGGYCCWTCCAGAAGGAGATGTATACATGGATGGTGAGTGCTGAAACTYAAATATCCAATATTGMCATGACAGATCAACATCCCCAGAGGTCCATAAGAGATGTGCTACAAGACTTGATGATAGAAGCATCAGGGAAACTGTCATTGGGAGAAAAGGAAATCCAAGACAATCTAGTAAAATACTTTGAAAAACAAGATGGCCATGTCAATCTGGTGGAAAAATACAGGGAGGATTTTGTGTCCAGTGCCAAAACACTGAgacgagagacagaaaacactgtGAAGAACAAACTGCAAGGAGCTGTTGAGATCAAAGAGGGAATGACAGAACTGGACAACATCAAGAGTTCTCAGACAAGTACAATGGAAAAGKAGGTTCTGACTCTGCTGCAGAACTGTAGAAAGAAAGAATCTGTTCTATCAGATGAGGCCCTCAGTGAAGAGTTTGAAATCATGTGGAGGAAAACTCTGTCTGACATACACTTCAAAGGARTCCCAAGAAGAAATGTGGCTCAAGATACCTTCCTCATGTTACGTGATAATCTGGTAATGAGGGGGAGTTATGTAAACAAGATGTTGGTTGGAACCAGACTGGTGGATTGTGGGAGAAAAGCCTTTGTTGTGGAATCAGAGAGTTGGTGGCAGCAGGCTAAAAACTTTGCAAAGCACTTGGATCCCGACCATCACAGGAAAAAACTACAAGACCTCTGTGATGACATCATAAGACAGTGTCAGGAGTTTATAACCCAGAGGGTGAAAAGCAAAACKGATTACCATGACACTCACATCAAAGAACTGCTTAGAATAGTTGACAAAACattgcaacaacacacacaagttAAAGTCAGTGAGGAATGTGAGGTTTCTCTCAAACAACACATCTGTGGCAGAGCAGCCAGAGAGTTCCAGAAGATGCATAATGATTTCATTGAAGTCAATGACCCAAGGAAGTGTCTGGAACTGTCTAAGAACAAGTACCTTACTGAGTTTATAGACTTATTTCATAACCGAGATCAGTGCCTAAAGAAAGCCAAGGACTTCACAAAGCTCTGTCTAGAGCCAGCTGTACAGGACTATGTGTCCAAAATGATTGGTCCTGATGTGATTGATGAAGTGAAGAKAGGTYAAGGGTCAGAGGTTTACAGCACCCGAGGGGCTTTCCAGTTCTCCATTTTGAAACAACTCTTGACTGATGGAAAATATGAGAAATATAGAGAGTACATTAACCATTATGAAAGGTTTGTGAAGGACTGGCTGTTTGACCAGATTGTCCAACGACTCTCAGAGGAGAACAGTCTTAAGAAACTAGAGATAAAACATCTGTCAGAGATCATCACAATCATAATCGCTGCCATTTCAAATGTCAGCAGTAAAGCTACTGTAAATGATATCAAGACGTTCATTGGCATTATTTGCGAGGCTCTTAGAGAGAAGCTTGTCTTTCCCAAAGATGCTCTGGATTCCATTCGTAGGCTTATTCCTGAAGAAGCAAACAGAGAACAGTTTGTTGTCATCCTCACAGAGTTAGTGGGAGAAATGGAGCGGTCACTGGCAGCTGAGTACAACAAGGGAGGAGACATCAAAGAGAGACTCAGATCTCTTCCATTCAAGCCTCAGGAGGAGTTGTTCACCAGTCTGTTTGGCTGTGGGAAGKAATGTCCCTTCTGTGGTGTACCTTGTGAAGCAGGGGGGAAAGAGCACTCCGAACACCATGCCTCCATTCACCGTTCACTAGGTATCAGTGGTGATAGGGAGAGTTATTCACAGAAATTAGTATTTGAGATATGTTCATCTCTTGTGATTAGTAACGAGGTGTTCTCCAATGCCGAGACTGGAGGAAAATATCACCCCTACAAGGACTACCAGACATATTACCCTGACTGGATCATAACTGGAGATTCCAGTATGGAGGCTTCAGACTACTGGAAGTACGTGATGGCCACATTCAATGAGACAATCGCTGATGAAGTAAATGCACGTCCTGCTGATATCCCAGAGGACTGGAAGGTGTTAACAAGTGATGACGCATTGAAGAGCTTGAAAAGGTCATTCAACATGAAATAA